AGGAGACCTGCTCTCACCTGTGTATCTGATTGGTTAAATTCTCACCTGGGTTCTGATAGGGTTAAATTAACACCTGGGTTCTGATAGGGTTAAATTAACACCGTTGTCTCTCATACGTTAAGTTCTCACCTGTGTCTCTgatagtagccatgatgtggagctgcgctccgaaagctcgtgtttgaaacaaacctgttggactttaacctggtgttgtaagacttcttactgtgtctctGATAGGCTTATCTCTTACCTGTGTCTCTGATAGGCTTAGCTCTCCAGCTAAACTCCGCCTCTGCTCGGATCCCGGGTATTGCTGGCACTGGAACCTCAGCTCGAGTATGCGCAGTTGTTCCACGGTGAAGACAGTTCGGAGGCGCCGGCGATCAGTACATTCCTCGGTCCTGAAATCAGTCTCCACCTTCCCGGAGTCACTGACGCTGCAGGTGATCCCTGCTGCTGTACACAAAAACAAACATGCAGCTGATCGTGTCTGTCGAAAGGTTAAATAAAGTGCACTTTCCGAACTGCTGCTCCTGGCTCTTGcagggaaccccctccccccattccctgcATAATTATTGGGGCGAGAGGTCATCTGACAACTCCGGTTACCTGATAAATTTAGCTTTCCTCTCGAACCAATTGATATGAAACGCCGATTAGTGTGAATACTCCAAATAAACTGTCTAGAAGCTAATAAATAACCAGGAAAACTAACCAAAAGAAGTTCAGGTCGAGAAAAAGCAATTAAACTGGTGGAAAAGTAGGTCAAAGTTGAAATTATAGTACACGATCAAATATGCCACTTTATTTATATGGTTcccattatttttatttatttttaattaaggggcaatttagcgtggccaatctacctccccTGCACGTCTTCGAGTtgagacacggggacaatgtgcaaactccacccggacagtgagtTCCCATCATTACTTACCGAACAGTTGCTGTGGAGATTTCTCCCCATAGTTGTCACCCCTTACTGAGCTGCCACTGCTCTCCATGGCACTCCTTGTGTCTTTGGCATGTGCTGTCTCAGCTCTGcgcaggtcacggtgccctgattCCTGTTCGCCTTGAAGCGCTTTACTGCTGGGAGGCGAATGAGTGTCCGGGTACTGGCTCTGGGCCAGTACATGCTGCCCAAGCTCCTTTAGGCTTCGACTGCTCTGGGcgagccattccacagaaaaggCGCCTTCGAGCATCTTTTCGGGCCGAGCCGAAACTGAAAGGCGCAGCTGTTTTTTTTAGAAAAGAGCCAGTATTTATGGGACGTTTCATTACCACTGATGGGTAAATTTGTTTCCACATCAAAGCAAGGATTCCAATAAACAAGTGTTTGACTCACCAGCAGTTCCTTGTAACATTGGACAGGAGAGGCATGAATACACGACGTGATAGATTGAGGATATCGAGATGTGGCGCCAAGTTCAACTGGAAAAAAAGATGGCTTTATCAATATAACGATAAGTGTTGGTGATGAATTAACCCGAGACAAATACTGTGAACCCAACCGCCAGCCCATTACAGACACCATTATCTGAGAGCTCCAAacacacagcatcttcacagcaACCTAACCATTCAAATGGACGGCAGTTGTTGCTGAGTCTGATCAAACTATTCGTTGTAACGCAAGTTTATATGAGTTGGGTTCATTCAAACATTCGGATGAAAGTGACTATCTCAGGGCCAGAAGCTATTACTAACTCTGCTGTCAAAGCAACAAGAACATTGAGGTAAAAACAGATAAACATAAACATTCGATACACGTAAACACCCCCTTTTCCCAGTTGTGACTGCATTGTGCTCAGTCATCACATTTTGTATTGAGGACATAATGGACCTAATTTGCTTATGTTTTTAACACAGGAGCTAATCAGGCCTCGGATCGAAGGGCGACACCATCGTTGTCACTTGCCAGTAGCTGACATATGACCGAgattttatcccccccccccccccccccccccccgcgaggaAGTGCCTGTACTTCAcagagggaagggggtggagtgGAGAGTTCCCACTGCATCCCTCTTGTGGCATTGCAATTGAAacgataagtgattattattcgcCGAATCAGCTTTGAACGGTTAACTTCACAGTGAATGTATTTGACGCCAGCTGCGTGTCACTGgtgatttaaaaatgttttttttctgtcaGTGAAGATGaacgtgtgtatatatatatatatatatagtatccAGGGAGAACTGGAGAGGGGATGGTGGATGTGCAATACCAGGTTGGAAAAGACAACCAGCACCCTGTATTTATATCTTACCTTTAACATAGAAGACCGCTTTCAAGAACCTCACACTTTATGGAGCCGCAGGTGGAGATGTTCGGGCAGATGTCTAAAAGCTTTCCAAAAAGGTTTTAAGATGAGTTTCAaagcgagagagggggaggagaggtttagagagggaaaTCCAGAGTTTGCGGCCAGTATGGCTAAAGGCAAAGGGATtgtgaatccatagaatccctacagtgcagaaggaggccattcggcccatcaaatctgcactgaccttctgaaggagcactctacctaggcccattcctccaccctatccccctagctccacctaccctacacatttttggacactaaggggcaatttagcatagtcaattcaCCTCACCTGCCCAGCTTTGGACTGCAAAAGGAAGaaacacctggagaaaacccatgcagacacagggagaatgtgcaagctccacacagtcacccaaaggcagaattgaacccaggtcccttgcaCGGGTtgggtgctagccactgtgccatcctggtGGAGAGGGTTGTAGTGTATTATAGGCCAAAGTCAGGGGCCACATAGGTGTCAGACTGGATAGGTTTGCAGAGATTAGGAGGGAAGGGGTATAAGAGGATGAGTTTAGTTTTAATTGAGGCCGAGGAAACCAGGAACCAATGTAAAGTGGAAGGAGCCATCTCGTAAGATCCCTACCAACAGCAATGAGATTAATGATGTTCGCTAGATCATCGAAAAGAGCATCACGCTCTTTTTAATAATGACAGGAGATACTTTACTTCCACCTAAGAGTGCAAACTagcaggggcggcacagtggttaatactgttgcttcacagctccagggtcccaagttcgattcctggattgggtcactatctgtgtggagtttgcatgttctccctgtatctgcatgggtttcctccgggcactcaggtttcctcccacaagtcccaaaaggcatgctgttaggtcatttgaacattttgaattctccctcagtgtaccagaatggagtgttgcgactaggggattttcacagtaatttcattgcagtgttaatgtaagtctacctgtgacaacaaagattattttattattacaGCCTTAGTTTAACAATTTATCCCAAACAGCCTCCTCCAACAATGTAGCACCGCTTTCCCATCTCTCcccatttttcctgccaaaatgaaccaTTTCcccaggcctgggtcactgtccgtgtggagtttgcacattctccctgtttctgcgtgggcctcacccccacaacccaaaagatgggtaGAGaatgtgattggccatgctaaattgccccttaattggataaaaaataattgggtactctaaatttatttgaaaaaattaaCCATTTCATTTTACTCAGCATTCAGTTTTATCTGTCAGCATATACCCATTTTCAGTCTGTTTATATCAGCCTGGAGActgttagaacataaaacatatagcgcagaaggaggcccatcaagtctgcactgacccacttaaggcctcacttccaccctatccccataatccctcctaaactttttggaaactaaggcaatttatcatggccaatccacctaacctgcacatctttggactgtgggaggaaaccggagcacccagaggaaacccacgcagacaaggggagaacatgcagactctgcacagacagtgacccagcagggaattgaacctgggaccctggcgctgtggagtctaaccactatcctaccgtgctgcccaaactctgCTCTGCTTCTCCCTGTTTACTTCATTTACCAGTTTTTGTGTAATTTCccaaccttaaaattatgcccataCCTAAATTCAGATCGTGAATACAAGGACAGTTTTATAATTCGGATCCCTGGGGGGGCATCACTATGTTCCTCCcttcagtctgaaaaacaactgttCCAATTCCCTTTAATCTCCTCATTTATTATGTGGCGCTTTTGTCAGAAGCCTTTTGAAGGCTCATCATATACACTTCAACTGCACTGTCCTCAACAGTTCAGCCCATTACTTcactcgatcaagttagtcaTAGACGATTTGCATTTAATAAATTAGTCTTGTCTTTCATTTATTATCCCATACACTTCACATGACAATTATTacccaacacacccccccccccccccgcccccccattatTGTCTCAAAAGCTTTCTCAACACGGATGTTTGGCTGAAGGCCTGTAGTTGTTGGATTTATCCTTTATTCCTCtttaaaaacacttttttttcCAACCATGTTAACTAAACTGATCACAAAAATAGCAGCTTTCACTCTTTCGTCTGTTTTTGTCCACTGGCTTTTACAAATTTAATTTATTGGCgctgatcttttttttaaaatgtggattTAATTTATGGCAGCCAGgaaatttgcatttattttgtaCAGTTGAGTGAAGAATGCACTGTCTCACAGGCAGACCTGAATCGTGGCTGAGTATCCGCTAAACCTACTGATTTTTAAAACTTTTGAATAATTGTTTAAAATGCGAGGGCAGCGATGACCCTTTTTGCTACCAAATTATTTCCATGTGCAGTCTTGATATTTAGAATGAACTGAAAGAACATCagatagggacccgggttcaattccgaccttgggttactgtttggagtttgcactttctcatcaTTCCTGTGTGGGTTTCTATGGGGATAGGGCCAGTGCAGTTCCGATGGACCGAACGGCcgtcttctacactgtagggattctatggttcaataAATTGACATACAATATCAGTCATGTTCAAATGGATGTGGTCTTAAAAATTGTCAATATTTTATTTGCACAATAAATGTAAGATTTCTCATTTTAGGGGAGGCACggctacacagtggttagcactgttgcttcacatctccagggtcccaagttcgattcctggcttggggcactgtgcggagtctgcacattctcccgtgtaggtgtgggtttcctctgggtgctccggtttcctctcacagtccaaagatgtgcaggttaggtggagtggctttTCCAATTTGCCCTTTATACCCAAaatggttcggtggggttactgggttatgggtctatggtggaggtatgggctaagttgggtgctttttccaagggcctatgcagatttgatgggccgaatagcctccttctgcactgtaaattctatgattctatgaaatagttTCCAATTATGAGGAGACCATTGCTACAGCTCCAGGTTTATATAATAAACAACTTGcggggagcacggtggcgcagtggttagcactgctgcctcacggcaccaaggtcccaggtttgatcccggctctgggtctctgtccgtgtggagtttgcacattctccctgtgtttgcgtgggttttgcccccacaacccgaagatgtggaaggtaggtggattggtacagaccgtgaaaatgacggtgctccccagatttttgtttgtcttccagtgcctccccatcttcaaccCTAAGGTTTTTTTCAAGCGGGTAagcaagattattttgggctttgtatgaGCGAATAAAACCCTGTGGatgaagaaaatgttgttggagcgcagttgggggggggggggggttgcattgccaaacttctgcaactactactgggcggccaatatagcaatgattaggaagtgggtaatgggggaggggtcagcatgggagcggatggagggggagtcatgcaaaggcaccagtttgggagcactggtaatggcacctctgccgttctcgctggcccagTCTGCACTAGCTCGTTGGTGATGGcggcattgaggatctgggggcaatggaggagatataagaaggtggagggtgcgtcAGTCTGGGTCCCGatttgcaacaaccacaggttcgcgcCAGACaggatagatggcgggttccgaagttggcagagagtaggaattaggaggatgggagtTTTCCCAGTGTAAAGGCACTGGAGGACATGTTCAAGCTGCCAccggggaatggtttcagatatttacaagtccgggactttctgaggaaacaggtgttgtCATTCCTGCTGATCCCGCTACGGggtatacaggacagagtagtgtccagaacctgggtgggggagggaaaaatgttggatatctatcaggatttgttggaggtggaggagatcctggtgatggaactgaaaggcaagtgggaggagaggctaggtggggagttagaggcgggcctgtgggcggacgccctaagcagggttaattcctcctcatcacgtgCTAGGTTCAGTCTAATACAGTTTGAGGTagtacaccgggcacacatgacagcggcgaggatgagcaagttttttggggtagaagatagatgtgcgaggtgtgcgggaagcccagcaaaccatctctacatgttttgggcatgcccgaagcttggaggataCTGGCAGGAGTTTggcaaggcaatgtccaaggtgctaggtacaCGGgttgtgccgagtccagagatagcgatctttggagtatcagaagacccgggtgttcagggagtgaaagaggccgacgttttggcctttgcctccctggtagcctggaaacAGATCTTTTTAATGTGGAGCGACTTGAAGCCcctgagtgtggagacttgggtcagtgacatggctgtgtttctcaagctggagaaaataaagtttgccttgagggggtcaatgctggggttccctcggaggtggcagccattcgtcgaatTTCTCGGGGCAAATTAAtgtgtcagcagaagcagcattctgaaggggggagcgggtaggtgcaatatggttaagggatgtacagaaggggttgggtaggaaatgtctagtttaccatgttgaggtttatgttattattgttttatttGTTATTGTTCtaaaaattttgcaaatgcttcaataaaacctGAATGTCTAACCTGGTAAGGCAAATATAAAGTTTTTGATCATTTTAATACTTGGGCCGATGTCAAACAACCCTTAAAGAAATGATCCACTCGAGTAAAGCAGATTGTTAGTTAATGCAATTATCAGGTGTTGGGACACACTATGAAATGTCGACACATCGAATCGTGGAAATACTGATCCAGACTCAACAGAATACATTCCTATCTTAATCATGTCTATTGTTGTGACTACGTGTGGCTGTTCAGATTGCCAAGCATCGCTAACATATTTTGGACCCATTCTGACAATTTAATTGCAAGAGCATCAAATCTTATGGACTGCTCAAAATAATGCTTTATTTTTTTGTGTAAAAACAGAATTGAATGCATGTTGGGAGTTTAGTTTCCGTTCTTTCACTAATATAATTGCAGCCTATTTACAGGATTTAGTTAAATACTTACTTGGAAAGGAGTGGATTTATTCCAATCAGGTGCTGAGTCAATGGTGCAACTCTGCTGTGTGGTGCAAGCAATAGCATCATATCTGCTCTCACCAGAAAATCTCTTTGAGAGTTGGGTATAAAGCTACAAGGTTCTGTTCAGTGTTTGCATAAACCATTAACATTTTTAACATGAGATATTTTAGTCAATCCAACTGACCTAACTTTTATCAATGTTCTGAAAGTTGGTGGAAAAAGCCCACCCACATCTTCCACATTGTGGCGCAGGCCAAATGTGGGCTTTACTCAGGACTGATACACAGGATTTATCCAACAATGTCCGTGTTTGCTTCttcttttcagcattttctaattTCCTGCTTTTTAATCACCAGAAAACAGTGCAGAATACTCTGCCTGTTAGAAATGTTTGCAAATTGTCATAATCGTCTTGTTTTATCAACTGAATCAATAGATAAAATGAAGGTGCACACGTTGCCAACTAGTATTTTTAATGAGTATTTTGGAACTCGCAATTTTAGAATTTTTTTCTCAAAAGTGCCTGAAAAAAATATTGCGTCCACAAAAATGGGTAGAGAGTTACTCCATGGAAGCAGAGCTTGACTCTATTAATCAGCATCATTTTACGATTTTGTTGCGAATTTGATAGGTTATGCAAGCCTCATCATAAACCAAAAccaaataatcgcttattgtcacaagtaggcttcaattaagttactgtgaaaagcccctagtcgccacattccggtgcctgttcgtggaagctggtacaggatttgaacccgcgccactggcattgttctgcattgcaagccagctacttagcccactgtgcttaacCATGGTTTATATGATAAACAacttgcgggcagcacggtggcgcagtcattagcactgttgcctcacggtgccaaggtcccagattcgataccggctctgagtcactgaccaagcggagtttgcacattccccgtgtttgcgtgggttttgcccccataacccaaagatgtgtaaggtaggtggattggtacagaccgtgaaaatgacggtgctccccagatttttgtttgtcttccagtgcctccccatcttcattcctAAGGCTTTTTTCAAGCGGGTAAAAAGATTactttgggctttgtatgggtgaataaaaccccgcgggtgaagaaaatgttgttggagcgcagtcggggggtgggagggggggggtggggggggggggggttggcactgccgaacttctgcaactactactggccggccaatatagcgatgattaggaagtgggtaatgggggatgggcagggccggctcaaggtaccggcaactcgggcagtcgcccagggcgccatgtgctagggggcgcaatTTGAAAGTTGCTGGCACCGCCTCTTCCGCGAGTGCATTCTAAAGTCAGAAATCCCTGCATGGAAAGTATTCtcagcacaccctccctccaaccaCGCTGCTCCCTGCCAACCCCAAGTATCAATCCgcccctctccttctctctctgactgtctacttcaACATTCTTACCTGGGTTTCTGTGAGACACAAGCTGTTTGCGAGTTGTTTTCTCTCGGCTCCCACCACGTAGTGATTTTTCTCAAAGGCTTGCTCTAATCGCAGGAGCTGGGACGGGGAGAAGGCCGTTCGAATCCGCTTGGGTTTTCTGGTGAAGGGGCTGTGGAGAAGCAAGCCCTCGGCTCCCCCCTCTATTTTGAATTGATAACCTCTTTTCTCTGACCCCTAAACTGGGGAAAATAATCCTTCACCCTATCCAAATTCTTCATGATTTTAAGGGTTCCTAATAAATCTCAGCAAAGGCTTCCTCACTCCAAAGGAAATAACCACAGTGTCTTACATCTGGACATAGTTTGACTTTTTAAATCCCTGGTATCATCCTGATGAATCTGTGTTGTACATTCCATTTGGCACTATGTCCTTCCTATAGAGTGACATAAATGCACACAATCCTCTAACTGCACCCTAACTAGTGccttctaagggcagcacggtggcgcagtgggttgtaataattgtaataaactctttattctacattttcagtttttctccttgtgaaaatttttaaaaattatacttgtaagggcgccgaagttcagcttgcccggggcgccagcaaccctagggccgttcCTGGGATGGGTCAgcctgggagcagatggaggcagcgtcatgcaaaggcaccagtttgggagcactggtaatggcacctctgccattctcgccagcctGGTACACCACTGGCCCGGTGTTGGTGGcggcattgaggatctgggggcaatggaggagatataagaagaTGGAGGGTgtgtcagtctggaccccgatttgcaTCAACCACAGGTTCGCGCCgggcaggaaagatggcgggttctgaagttggcagagagcaggaattaggaggatgagaGCTCTATTCATAGATGGAAGTTATCCCAgtatgaaggcgctggaggacatGTTCAAGCTGCCGCtggggaatggtttcagatatttaaCCCTATAAAGCAAGTCTATGAGGAACAGGCAGAAGGAGGAATTGTGAAAAGTGGGTGCTCAAGATCAGATGAGAcgtgaacttattgaatggtgcagcaagcTCCGGAATTGAGTGCCCTaacacctgctcctatttcatgtATGTTGTCCCATCAAACAATCGCCAATACTATTGGTTGGGGTGGCaccttggttagcactgctgcctcacagcgcccggggcttaattctgaccttgggtgaatatgtggagtttgccctttctccccgtgtctgcatgggtttcttcccacagtccaatgttgtgcaggttaggtggattggccatgttaaattgcccctgagtgtccaaagatgtgcaggttaactgtggttatggggatagggcaggggagcgggcctaggtaggctgggtgcagactcgatgggccgaaagacctccttctgcactgtagggattctatggattttatgGATTAAATATTGTATGTAATTCCTACTGGTACCACCGGGGCTGAGCGAGTCAAGCATTCAGTTCACTGAAGGTCGCTAATTTTTTATCCCACAGGATCCTCTCATCACACAAATTGTTAATTAAAAGTGTGAATAGTTTAATACTCATTTTTCATTTGGCAAATTAATGTAATTGTGGAAGATTATGACAAACCAAATCTGAGGTGTAAATATATTTGTTTTGGGTAATGTGCTCCAATCACTCTCTCAGGGCACCGCCGAAGGAAGACAAATCACCAGAGATTGCGGCGCAAGGTTAACGCTCTTTCATGTAATCTGAAAAGTTACAACTATGGGGGGGTG
The sequence above is drawn from the Scyliorhinus canicula chromosome 16, sScyCan1.1, whole genome shotgun sequence genome and encodes:
- the LOC119950796 gene encoding homeobox protein vex1-like isoform X2 — translated: MLCVWSSQIMVSVMGWRLGSQYLSRVNSSPTLIVILIKPSFFPVELGATSRYPQSITSCIHASPVQCYKELLLRLSVSARPEKMLEGAFSVEWLAQSSRSLKELGQHVLAQSQYPDTHSPPSSKALQGEQESGHRDLRRAETAHAKDTRSAMESSGSSVRGDNYGEKSPQQLFAGITCSVSDSGKVETDFRTEECTDRRRLRTVFTVEQLRILELRFQCQQYPGSEQRRSLAGELSLSETQVKTWFQNRRMKLKQQLQDAQAEAFKSRLFLQYFSHPYISINSQYPMADSSFLPNCVKFGPHNTQTSASLPLLEHQLNLPQIDATTSACRFHPYFSI
- the LOC119950796 gene encoding homeobox protein vex1-like isoform X1, with amino-acid sequence MLCVWSSQIMVSVMGWRLGSQYLSRVNSSPTLIVILIKPSFFPVELGATSRYPQSITSCIHASPVQCYKELLLRLSVSARPEKMLEGAFSVEWLAQSSRSLKELGQHVLAQSQYPDTHSPPSSKALQGEQESGHRDLRRAETAHAKDTRSAMESSGSSVRGDNYGEKSPQQLFAAGITCSVSDSGKVETDFRTEECTDRRRLRTVFTVEQLRILELRFQCQQYPGSEQRRSLAGELSLSETQVKTWFQNRRMKLKQQLQDAQAEAFKSRLFLQYFSHPYISINSQYPMADSSFLPNCVKFGPHNTQTSASLPLLEHQLNLPQIDATTSACRFHPYFSI